From uncultured Pseudodesulfovibrio sp.:
ATTGGCGCGAACGTTCTGTTCATCCAAGTTGAGCGCATTGGCATATTCATATTCAGCAGTAAAATTTTCGCCACGTTTACGAAATTTATCTCCACGAGCCACGGATTTCTGGACCTTACGCAGATTGCCAACAACCTCTTTGAACAGTTGTGGCATAGGCAGATAATCAGCCAATAACAAATCCTTGGTGACCTCTTCAATTTCACCAAACGGCACGTTTTTGTTGTTCAAACCCTGAAGTTCAATCATATCATTTTCTACTTCACGAGCATAGTACAAGGCAGTCTGCTTGACGCGTCGTGCTGTAGTGCCGGTGCCAATTTTGGCCATCCGTTCAATAGAGAAAACACCCTCAATTGGGCTGACTGGAATCATATTTTTGTATCCATAAATTCGTTGAAGTGTTCCGCCCATCCCTCAAAAACGGCGAGCCATATAATACAGTACACGTCTTCAGCCTTGTTGAGAAGCCTGCTCCTGAAGCATTTCCTCAAGAGAAGGGGCACTGCGCAGGACAAGATAGCCTGCAATTCCAGCAATGACAGAAGCCCCGAGAATTGCGGCCTTGGCCCCTGTTAACAACACTGGAGAATCTCCAAAGGCCAATGTCGCAATAAACAATGACATGGTAAAACCAATACCACCGAGCATTCCCGCGCCAATAAAATGTTTAATGTGTATCCCGCGAGGCACACCACCAGATAATTTAAATATCAGCAGTATAGCGAGGACGATGCCGATAGGTTTTCCCAGTACCAATCCGAAAGACGTTCCAAGAGCTACTTTACTCGAAAGCACTGTTCCCATGTCCCCGCCAAGAATAACACCAGCATTGGCCAAGGCAAAAATAGGCATGATGGCATAATCAACCAAAGGGTGCAGCCCGTGCTCCAACCGTTGCAATGGCGTCTGGGCACGGGAAGCAATATATTGCATGGACAGCAATGCTGATTGCATAGCCGAATTTGTCAGCACCGATGCCCCCGGACGTACCGAGGCCTTATAATCGTCCAGAATACCTGTGGCATTGTGTGCAAAAGCCGCAGCATCACATTTGGTACGAGCCGGAATCATAAATGCCATGAGTACTCCGGCCACTGTGGAATGTACTCCGGACTTGAGGACCGTCAGCCAAACCACAACTCCCACCGCGGCATAAAAAGCGGGAGAACGAATACCCATTCGATTTCCTGCAAAGGCGACCAACAAGAACGCAGCAGCTGTCAAAAGGAGCCAAAAAGAAATATCGGAAGTATAAAAAAGCGCAATAACCAGAATTCCACCCAAATCATCAACAATGGCCACAGCTGTCAAAAAGATCTTGATCTGATAGGGAATCCGGTCGCCCAACAAACTGAGGATACCAAGAGCAAAAGCGATATCCGTAGCCATGGGGATAGCCCAGCCGCTCGCAGAATCAGTCCCCCAATTAATTATTATATAAATGGAAGCAGGAACAATCATGCCCCCGATCGCGGCGGCAATAGGAAGGACAGCCTGACTGCGGGTCGACAATTCACCCACCATGAATTCGCGTTTGATTTCAAGACCGACCACAAAAAAGAACAGGGCCATAAGCCCATCGTTGACCCACAAAATGACTGGCTTGGATAAGGTGGCGTAACCGAAGCCTACAGTAAACTTGGTATTCCAAAGGGCAACATATGTATCGGCCCATGGAGAATTGGCCCAAAGAAGAGCAACTGCGGCACAAATAATGAGCAGTATGCCGCCAGTCGCTTTGGACTTAAAGAACACCTGAAACGGCAAAAGGACCTGTTCAATGGGTTCTAATCCACAAACCATGAGTTCTTTGATAGCCATGGCCCAGCTTCTCCTTTTGAAATTATCGCCCCAATCAGGCTCCTGCTCCGCTTGCCAGTAGTTTGTCCACTTCTTCCACAGTCATGGGCTTGTAAAAGAAATACCCCTGAACAAACTTGCACCCTTCATTTTCCAAGAACTCCAACTGGCCGGAAGTTTCTACTCCTTCGGCAACGATCTTGAGCCCAAGGGACTCTCCAAGAGAAAAGACCGTACGCACAATAGCCTGACTGTCCGCATCAGTTTCCACGTCGATAACAAAACTCCGATCCACCTTGACCACATCAATGGGGAATCTTTGCAAATAGGACAAAGAAGAATACCCGGTTCCGAAATCATCAATACAAATCCTGACACCAATATCCTTCAAATGTTGAAGCATCTCTTCGGCAAGGGACGGGTTCTCCATAAGCGCGGATTCCGTAATCTCAATATTGAGAGAATCCGATCCCAACCCGGAATCTTCCAAAGCACGGGCAACCTGTCCACCCAACATGGAATGGCCAAAATGCTTCCCTGAGATATTAATATTGATGGTCAGCTCGCTGCCAGACTTAACCCCGAGAACAGTCTGCCAGCGTTTAACTTGCGCACACGCTTCTTCAAGGACAAGATTGTCGATGGAATAGATCAATCCGGTATCCTCGGCCAAAGAAATAAAGTCGACCGGGCCGATGATGCCGTGTTCCGGGTGCCGCCAACGAACTAATGCTTCAAAACCGCAAACCCTGCGCGTATCAAGCCGCACGATGGGTTGATAATACACTTCGAATTCACGCAAATCCACAGCACGACGCAGGTCGGTCTCCAATTCCATCAACTGCAATGCCTGATCATGCATCTTGCGGTTGAACACTTTAAATCTGGATTTACCCAACTCCTTGGCGCGGTACATGGCGGTATCAGCATCCCGTAGCAGGGCTTCTGGGCGATCATAGCCATCGGTCTTAAGCACAATACCGAGTGATGCCGAAGTAAAGACTTCGTTGCCACCAATATTAAACGGCTGTCGGACCCCTTCGAGGATACGACGGGCAATGGCTATCGCGTCCTTAGGGGCGGATATTTCTTCCTGCAAAATAGCAAACTCATCACCACCAAACCGAGCAATGGTATCCACGGACCGACCACAGCTTTCCAAGACTCGAGCAACTCCACGCAAAAGCTCGTCACCGGCATCATGCCCCAATGAGTCATTCACGACTTTAAAACGATCAAGATCCATATACAGGACCGCAAACATGTGCTTACGGCGACGAGACCGTTCCATGGCCATACGCAGATGATCGAGAAACAAGGCTCGGTTAGGCAGACCGGTCAACGGATCATGAAAAGCCTGACGCTTCAGCTGATCTTCAGCCTTCTTGCGCATGGTAATGTCTTCTATAGACCCTTCATAACACATCAGGTTGCCTTCACTATCCACGATCTTGCGCACATTTTCAGCGATCCATATGATGCGCCCATCTCGTTTGCGCACCTTGGAGATGAAATTCTTGATTTCATCCTTGCCTTCAAAATTTTTCAAAAATTCCTTACGCCGACTCGGGTCCACGTACATCTGTGTGCCAATGTCATAAATGGAACTCATGAGATCTTCCGGGGACTTGTACCCAAGAATACGGGCAAGGGCCGGATTGGTATCCTGAAAACGCCCACTGGGGGAGGACTGATAAATCCCCTCAACAGCGTTCTCAAAAATAGCACGATACTTTTTCTCAGCCTTGCGCAAAGCGTCACCGATCACCTTTCTTTCGGCAATCTCGATCTTCA
This genomic window contains:
- the nhaA gene encoding Na+/H+ antiporter NhaA, producing the protein MAIKELMVCGLEPIEQVLLPFQVFFKSKATGGILLIICAAVALLWANSPWADTYVALWNTKFTVGFGYATLSKPVILWVNDGLMALFFFVVGLEIKREFMVGELSTRSQAVLPIAAAIGGMIVPASIYIIINWGTDSASGWAIPMATDIAFALGILSLLGDRIPYQIKIFLTAVAIVDDLGGILVIALFYTSDISFWLLLTAAAFLLVAFAGNRMGIRSPAFYAAVGVVVWLTVLKSGVHSTVAGVLMAFMIPARTKCDAAAFAHNATGILDDYKASVRPGASVLTNSAMQSALLSMQYIASRAQTPLQRLEHGLHPLVDYAIMPIFALANAGVILGGDMGTVLSSKVALGTSFGLVLGKPIGIVLAILLIFKLSGGVPRGIHIKHFIGAGMLGGIGFTMSLFIATLAFGDSPVLLTGAKAAILGASVIAGIAGYLVLRSAPSLEEMLQEQASQQG
- a CDS encoding EAL domain-containing protein, with product MKAPKLFIKPLIFMVVVFGMIAVVTSLTFSNRLKREMTREYESKALALARSVAESDISTILSQDAGSVQSRIDQYQSIAGVSYVLVADEEGRTLAHTFVPDVPDAVSHMVAETSFQHNQEEHIIRNVQLDGEEFLHVTSPILTGIAGYVHIGMDMAVIRQNIQEAVLEQQVVMLILFGASVLLAFVFVLNISKPLTELSEYAGRVAVKDFTNVPDIKSNDEVGQLAKAMNAMTGQISELVSNLEDRVRQKTHQLQDARDALKQKVDERTSELMRTNTQLKIEIAERKVIGDALRKAEKKYRAIFENAVEGIYQSSPSGRFQDTNPALARILGYKSPEDLMSSIYDIGTQMYVDPSRRKEFLKNFEGKDEIKNFISKVRKRDGRIIWIAENVRKIVDSEGNLMCYEGSIEDITMRKKAEDQLKRQAFHDPLTGLPNRALFLDHLRMAMERSRRRKHMFAVLYMDLDRFKVVNDSLGHDAGDELLRGVARVLESCGRSVDTIARFGGDEFAILQEEISAPKDAIAIARRILEGVRQPFNIGGNEVFTSASLGIVLKTDGYDRPEALLRDADTAMYRAKELGKSRFKVFNRKMHDQALQLMELETDLRRAVDLREFEVYYQPIVRLDTRRVCGFEALVRWRHPEHGIIGPVDFISLAEDTGLIYSIDNLVLEEACAQVKRWQTVLGVKSGSELTININISGKHFGHSMLGGQVARALEDSGLGSDSLNIEITESALMENPSLAEEMLQHLKDIGVRICIDDFGTGYSSLSYLQRFPIDVVKVDRSFVIDVETDADSQAIVRTVFSLGESLGLKIVAEGVETSGQLEFLENEGCKFVQGYFFYKPMTVEEVDKLLASGAGA